The window TTTAAAGTATACAGGTTTCATGAAATTAAAATGGTTTAAAAAACGATTTAAGCGTTTTTCTTTATCACATGGGTATCGCTCTGCATATACTATTAATCAGTTTAGAACAAACCTAGATTTAAATTTAGATCCAGATGATAATGAGGCTCCAGTTCCAGGCGTAGACTATGCTAGCCAACCAACAGAAGCATTAGACCAAAATGGGGATTTTAAAAATGAAAAATTATACAGTAATATTAACTTAACAGAAATGTTTAGTCCATTATTTCGTATAGATTTTGAATCTAAAAGTGCTATAAAAGTACTTTTAGAAATGAAAAAAGATAGAATGCTATCCTTAAGTTTCGATAATAATTTAATGACAGAAATTCAAGGTAAAGAATACGTAGTAGGTTTAGGGTACCGAATTAAAGATGTAAGAATGAAATCTAAACTTGCAGGGCCAACTAAAACCATAATTAGTGACATCAACCTTAAGGCAGATGTTTCTTTTAGAGATAATAAAACAATAATTAGATATTTAGATTTAGAAAACAATCAAATAACATCGGGTCAATCGCTATGGAGTGGTAAGTTTACAGCCGATTATGCATTTAGTAAAAACTTAACAGGGATTTTCTATTTTGATTATACGTTTTCAGAATATGCAATATCTACAGCGTTTCCACAAACCACAATTAGATCTGGTTTAACATTAAGATATAATTTTGGTAATTAAAAGTTTAAAATTAAAAGACAATTAAATACATTTGCGAATAACAATAATTTAAAAAATAAAATGAATATTCCAACAGAATTAAAATATACTAAAGATCACGAGTGGATCAAAATAGAAGGTGATGTAGCAACAGTAGGTATTACAGATTTCGCGCAAAGCGAATTAGGTGATATTGTTTATGTGGAAGTAGAAACTGTAGACGAAACACTAGAAGCAGAAGAAATTTTTGGTACCGTGGAAGCTGTAAAGACCGTTTCAGACTTGTTTTTACCATTATCTGGAGAAATTACAGCTTTTAACGAAGCTTTAGAAGATGAACCAGAAAAGGTAAATGCAGACCCTTATGGAGATGGTTGGATGATAAAAATGAAATGTTCTGATTTATCACAAGTAGAAAACTTGATGTCTGCAGAAGATTATAAATCACTAATAGGTGCTTAAAAAATATGTATTATTTGTTACTTTGTGCTATACTATTGCTTTAACAATAGTAAGTCTTATCAACGTTTCAGGTTTACCAGAAATCAATTATTCCAATACAGATAAAATATTTCACTTTATAGCGTATAGTGCTTTAACGTGGTTTTGGTTTCAAGTATTTTATAGTAAATTTAAATGGTCTTTTAATAAAGGATTGCTAGTTTCAGCAATTGTTTCTGTTATTTTTGGTATACTTATTGAGGTTATGCAAAGTATGTTTACTAATACAAGAGTAGCAGATAATAATGATATTTTAGCGAACACTTTAGGGGTAAGCTTAACTATTATTCTTTTATTGCTATTTAAAAAAAGTCTAGTTAAAAAATAATAAACCCTTGCTTATTTGCCAAATAAATGGTTATTTTAGCAACAAGTAAAAACATATAATCATGGAACTTAAGAAAAATCCAAAAGCAAACGTTGGTAGAAATAGTGGTCTATACTTTTTAATAGGTTTAGCGCTAATGTTATTTTTAACAAATTTTGCAATTAATTATAAAACATACGATAAGTCTGTTATAGATATCGGACAATTAGATTTAGGTGAAGATTTAGACGAAGAAGTGCCTATTACAGAGCAAATACAAACACCACCACCACCACCACCACCACCAGCAGCACCAGAAGTTATTGAGGTTGTTGAAGATGAGGTAGAAGTTGAGGAAACAGTTATAGAGTCTACAGAAACAGATCAAGAAGAAGAAATTGTTGAGGTTGAAGAAGTAGAAGAAATCGAAGAAGTAGAAGAAGATATTGAAGTTCCTTTTGCGGTTATTGAAAACGTTCCTGTTTTTCCAGGATGCGAAAAGGAAGCGAACAACAATGCAAGAAAAAAATGTATGTCTGAAAAAATCAGCAAGTTTGTAAATAAAAAATTCAACACAGACTTAGCACAAGATTTAGGATTAAATGCAGGTAAGCACAGAATTAGCATTCAATTTAAAGTAGATAAAAATGGAAATGTTGTTGGTGTAAGAGCAAGAGCTCCACATCCAAAATTAGAGCAAGAAGCTGTAAAAGTGGTAAGTCAATTACCTAAAATGAAGCCAGGTATGCAACGTGGTAAAGCGGTAACAGTACCTTACGGTTTCCCAATCTCATTCCAAGTACAAGACTAAAAAGAATTTCTTTTTAAATTATATTAAAATCCCGTTACAAATAATGTAACGGGATTTCTTTTTTGGTATGCTTATTGTGATTTTATCAAAATATTAACATTAAAACCTTTAATATTATGAGAAATCTAAAGAATTCTTACGACCTCAATGACCAAAAAGAGGAAAGCGTAAAAAAATCACAAAAGCATGATGTAAATTTACAAAAAAACACTACTATTTACTTTCAAATAGGTTTAATTGTATGTTTACTATTTAGCTACGGACTTTTAGAAATGGAGTTTGCTAGCAAAACGTACACGACCGCAGTAGCTTGGGTAGATGATTTACCAGTAGATTATGTTCCAGATACCTTTAAGGTTTATGAGGAACCCGTTAAAGAGGTAAAAGAAACGCCAAAGAAGGAGGAGCCTAAATTTGTAGATAAAGTAAAAGTTGTTGATGATGATGATACTATTGCCAAAGAAACAGCAGGAATCATCACAGAACCTGAAATAACAAATGTAGTGCCAAGCGAGCCAGATTTTAGAGGTTTAGAAAAAGTTCCAGAAGAAGTAACTCTTCCTTATGCTAAGGTGGAAGTGACCCCTGTGTTTCCAGGTTGTGAAAAAGCAACAACCAATGCAGAACGTAAAGCATGTATGTCTAAAAAAATAGCAAGACACATTCAGAAAAAGTTTGACACAGATATTGCTAGTGAATTAGGTTTATCTGGAAGACAAAGAATTAATGTAGCTTTTAAGATTGACCAAAATGGAGATATAACAGAAGTTACTGCAATTACAAAACACAAAGAATTAAAATTAGAGGCAGAAGATGTAATAGGTAAATTACCAAAAATGATTCCTGGTAAACAACATAATAAAAATGTTTCTGTTGTCTATTCACAACCTATTATTTTTAATGTAAATTAATAGGGGTAATCATATTAGTTTTTAAATCAAAGTCGTTAATAAGTTATTATTAACGACTTTTTTTTAATTTAACGGATTGTAAAAAAATAGTATCTTACCACTTTATTAAAAACAGCAAACACACTATGAAGAAATTCATCTTTTTACTTCTTCTTATTCCATACGTTACCTTTTCACAAGAAGATTCTTTTTTCGAAAAGCCTCCCGTTTTTCCAAATTGCGAAGCTTCAGAAATAGAAAGCCTTCAAAATTGTTTTGATGCGAACGTGTTAAATCATATTTTCAATACATTTAAAACACCGGAAGTCGTTTCCGAAGAAAAGTATGTAGGAGAAGTAGTTGTGCTTTTTGAAGTAGATAAGGAAGGTGCTTTTCGTGTTATATACGTTGATGCCATGTATGATGAACTAAAAGACGAAGCAACGCGTGTTTTTGATGCATTACCAAAAATTAAACCAGGAACCTATAATGGGAAACCAACGTTTAAACAATATTCTATTCCTATTCAGATTCCTATTGTAAACCAAGCGGTTGCAACCAAGAGTCTTGCATCTAAAAATCTTGAAAAGGAAGAAGAGAAAATGTCTATTGAAGAAGCTATTAAAACCGAATATGATAGCGTTAATAAAAAGCTGGTTCCATACACGAATAAAGAATATACGAGTCAGTTAAATATACCTTTTACACATAGTGGATATGCTAAATTTGATAGAAATATTAATCTAGTTGGTACAAATAGCCATACTGCATCTAAGCCATTTGTATATGAAGACGTTTCTAAATATTACGATTTTAAAGCAGAAAAAGAAGCATTAACAAAAGGAAAGGAAACCTTAGTCTCTAGAAAATTATGGAACGAACATCTTGTGCGTTATCAGGCAGAAAACTACTGGTTTACTATAGATCCTATTTTTGATTTTGAAGTTGGTAAAGATACCGACGCCGATTTTAGTTCTACCTATAATAATACAAGAGGAATTAATATTCAAGGAGGATTAGGGGAGAAGTTTAGTTTCTATGCTTCGGTTTTTGAAAGTCAAGGACGCTTTGCACAATATTATAACCAATATGCGGAATCTATAAAAGCTTCCGATGAAGTTGCTATAATTCCGGGTAGAGGAATTGCAAAACGATTTAAAGATGATTCTTATGATTATCCTGTTGCTGAAGCATATTTATCGTATTCACCTACCGATTTTTTAAACGTACAATTTGGTCATGGTAAAAACTTTATTGGAGATGGGTATCGTTCACTGTTTGTAAGTGATGTTGCTAGTCCTTCCCCGTTTTTAAAGATTAACACTAAATTCTGGAAGATAAAGTACACCAATACTTGGATGTGGTTAAAAGATGTTACACCAGCAGGAACAGATGCAGAAGGTGCTTATTTAAGTAAATACATGGCAACGCACTTTTTAAGTTGGAATGCCACAAAACGTTTAAATGTTGGTTTTTTCGAATCCATTGTTTGGGCAAAATCGCAAAACAGAGGTTTTGATATAAATTACATCAACCCAATTATATTTTATCGTGCTATCGAGTTTGAAACTGGGCAAGATGCAGGAAATGCAATAATGGGTTTATCTGCTAAATATAAAATTAACGATAACATCAATGCATACAGTCAGTTTGTGCTAGATGAATTTTCATTAAGCGATATTACAGGAGGAGAACAAAGCTGGAAAAACAAATTTGGATATCAATTAGGTGTAAAGTATTACAATGCTTTTAAAGTGGACAACCTGATGTTACAAGCAGAATATAATAGAGTACGACCATATACCTACTCGCACAACAGTACTTTTTTAAATTACGGACATAACAACCAATCGATGGCACATCTTTGGGGAGCCAATTTTAGTGAGTTGGTTTTAATTGGTCGTTACCACTATAAACGCTGGTTTGCAAATGCAAAAATAAATCTAGGAGTTAGAGGTTTAGATTTTGATAATAATGTTAGTTATGGAAATAATATTTACCAAAGTTATAACGATAGACCAGGAGATACAGGAATTACAGTAGGACAAGGAAACAAGACTAAAACATTCTATTCCAACCTGCAAGCTGGTTACCTAATTAATCCTGCAACCAATCTAAAAATATTTGCAGATATAAGTGTTAGAGATTTTAATCCGGAAGCACAAACAGCCACTACCTTTAAAAATAATACCGTTTGGTTTAATTTTGGAATTAGAACCGACTTGTTTAACTGGTATTTTGATTTGTAGACAATTCCTTCGAAAGAAGGAATCTATAGAATACACTTTCAAAAACAGATAATTTAAACAACATCCAGTAACTCTAAAAACTACAAGTAAAAACCTTGTGGTTTTTTTCTTTTTAAATATGCTTTTATAATCTATCTTTGCACTCGCAAAACAAAGCGTTTTATTT is drawn from Lacinutrix sp. WUR7 and contains these coding sequences:
- a CDS encoding energy transducer TonB, which codes for MELKKNPKANVGRNSGLYFLIGLALMLFLTNFAINYKTYDKSVIDIGQLDLGEDLDEEVPITEQIQTPPPPPPPPAAPEVIEVVEDEVEVEETVIESTETDQEEEIVEVEEVEEIEEVEEDIEVPFAVIENVPVFPGCEKEANNNARKKCMSEKISKFVNKKFNTDLAQDLGLNAGKHRISIQFKVDKNGNVVGVRARAPHPKLEQEAVKVVSQLPKMKPGMQRGKAVTVPYGFPISFQVQD
- a CDS encoding gliding motility protein RemB, coding for MKKFIFLLLLIPYVTFSQEDSFFEKPPVFPNCEASEIESLQNCFDANVLNHIFNTFKTPEVVSEEKYVGEVVVLFEVDKEGAFRVIYVDAMYDELKDEATRVFDALPKIKPGTYNGKPTFKQYSIPIQIPIVNQAVATKSLASKNLEKEEEKMSIEEAIKTEYDSVNKKLVPYTNKEYTSQLNIPFTHSGYAKFDRNINLVGTNSHTASKPFVYEDVSKYYDFKAEKEALTKGKETLVSRKLWNEHLVRYQAENYWFTIDPIFDFEVGKDTDADFSSTYNNTRGINIQGGLGEKFSFYASVFESQGRFAQYYNQYAESIKASDEVAIIPGRGIAKRFKDDSYDYPVAEAYLSYSPTDFLNVQFGHGKNFIGDGYRSLFVSDVASPSPFLKINTKFWKIKYTNTWMWLKDVTPAGTDAEGAYLSKYMATHFLSWNATKRLNVGFFESIVWAKSQNRGFDINYINPIIFYRAIEFETGQDAGNAIMGLSAKYKINDNINAYSQFVLDEFSLSDITGGEQSWKNKFGYQLGVKYYNAFKVDNLMLQAEYNRVRPYTYSHNSTFLNYGHNNQSMAHLWGANFSELVLIGRYHYKRWFANAKINLGVRGLDFDNNVSYGNNIYQSYNDRPGDTGITVGQGNKTKTFYSNLQAGYLINPATNLKIFADISVRDFNPEAQTATTFKNNTVWFNFGIRTDLFNWYFDL
- a CDS encoding energy transducer TonB encodes the protein MRNLKNSYDLNDQKEESVKKSQKHDVNLQKNTTIYFQIGLIVCLLFSYGLLEMEFASKTYTTAVAWVDDLPVDYVPDTFKVYEEPVKEVKETPKKEEPKFVDKVKVVDDDDTIAKETAGIITEPEITNVVPSEPDFRGLEKVPEEVTLPYAKVEVTPVFPGCEKATTNAERKACMSKKIARHIQKKFDTDIASELGLSGRQRINVAFKIDQNGDITEVTAITKHKELKLEAEDVIGKLPKMIPGKQHNKNVSVVYSQPIIFNVN
- the gcvH gene encoding glycine cleavage system protein GcvH, which translates into the protein MNIPTELKYTKDHEWIKIEGDVATVGITDFAQSELGDIVYVEVETVDETLEAEEIFGTVEAVKTVSDLFLPLSGEITAFNEALEDEPEKVNADPYGDGWMIKMKCSDLSQVENLMSAEDYKSLIGA
- a CDS encoding VanZ family protein, whose protein sequence is MLKKYVLFVTLCYTIALTIVSLINVSGLPEINYSNTDKIFHFIAYSALTWFWFQVFYSKFKWSFNKGLLVSAIVSVIFGILIEVMQSMFTNTRVADNNDILANTLGVSLTIILLLLFKKSLVKK